Proteins encoded within one genomic window of Camelina sativa cultivar DH55 chromosome 19, Cs, whole genome shotgun sequence:
- the LOC104767235 gene encoding uncharacterized protein LOC104767235, producing MGRFAFLNVLKEVAGILNESCKLFLKNKKLMFSVLVLPLLLNCLAFLFNVFVIEPEVMNVVAESSLLPTIDPSTPEYAACLMKIFADVRQYVGSSYILTAVSSIINIFSVIVMVHASALTLKDENIKIKDFTVLSLKSWKGPLVTYFYIALFSLGYWLLFFLVLCPLLLSSSMRISDIGSLAVKTGVLLIIFALFQSNLAIVWNLSMVISVLEESYGIQALGKAAKIVKGMKTKLFLVNIFFGLLALGLAQILSLVINLRRSVSLTVTTGFVFMCLVFVCLVFAVRMFMLVTYTVAYFQCKSFQGKDVESLTDVEYTNLSSTALMG from the coding sequence ATGGGTCGATTTGCGTTCTTGAATGTTTTAAAGGAGGTTGCGGGTATTCTAAATGAGTCCTGCAAACTCTTTCTCAAGAACAAAAAGTTGATGTTCTCAGTTTTGGTATTACCCCTCTTACTCAATTGTTTAGCATTCTTGTTTAACGTCTTTGTCATCGAACCAGAGGTCATGAACGTGGTCGCCGAATCCAGTTTGTTGCCAACGATAGATCCAAGCACCCCGGAATATGCAGCCTGTCTTATGAAAATCTTTGCAGACGTTCGCCAATATGTGGGTTCTTCATACATCCTCACGGCCGTCTcctccatcatcaacatcttttctGTTATAGTCATGGTCCACGCATCGGCTCTTACTCTTAAAGATGAAAACATCAAGATCAAAGACTTTACTGTTCTGAGCCTTAAATCTTGGAAGGGACCTCTTGTGACGTATTTCTACATTGCTCTTTTCAGTCTTGGCTATTGGTTACTCTTTTTTCTAGTCCTTTGTCCTCTCCTTTTATCTTCCTCTATGAGAATCTCTGATATCGGTTCCTTGGCAGTCAAGACTGGtgttttattgattatattCGCTCTCTTTCAGTCCAACTTAGCTATCGTTTGGAACTTATCTATGGTCATATCGGTACTAGAGGAAAGTTATGGGATCCAAGCTTTGGGGAAAGCTGCAAAGATTGTGAAAGGGATGAAGACAAAACTGTTTCTCGTAAATATCTTCTTTGGTTTATTGGCATTAGGATTAGCTCAAATCTTGAGCCTGGTTATCAATTTGAGAAGATCGGTCTCGCTTACCGTAACCACCGGTTTCGTCTTTAtgtgtttggtctttgtgtGTTTGGTCTTTGCGGTGAGGATGTTTATGCTTGTGACTTACACCGTTGCCTATTTCCAATGTAAGAGCTTCCAAGGCAAAGACGTTGAGTCGCTGACGGATGTGGAATATACGAATTTGTCCTCCACTGCTCTCATGGGATGA